The following are encoded together in the Magnetospirillum gryphiswaldense MSR-1 v2 genome:
- a CDS encoding glycosyltransferase family 4 protein: protein MRIAIVTDAWHPQRNGVVRVLASLCGQLERLGHQLLVIEPGQFRTIPCPSYPEIKLSLFVAAGLGQALHDFAPDAIHLATEGPLGWAARRWCLDRRLPFTTAYHTKFPHYVRARTGVPLSWPYALMRRFHAPSAAVMCPSPSVRRELAEWGFVNAVEWSHGVDAVTFHPQAKDFVDLPRPLFLYVGRVAVEKNLPAFLSLDLPGSKMVVGDGPARAGLMKRFPQVHWRIANGDAELSRYFAAGDCFVFPSKTDTFGLVMLEALASGVPVAAFPVPGPLDVIGDSPAGVLNHDLRAAALAALDIPSASCRDHACRFSWERVSAEFLALLAPTGRNAGNAG, encoded by the coding sequence ATGCGCATCGCCATCGTCACCGACGCCTGGCACCCCCAACGCAACGGCGTGGTCCGCGTCCTTGCCAGTCTGTGCGGCCAGCTGGAGCGCCTTGGTCACCAGCTATTGGTGATCGAGCCAGGGCAATTCAGGACCATCCCGTGTCCGTCCTACCCGGAAATCAAGCTGTCGCTATTCGTCGCCGCCGGGCTTGGTCAAGCCCTGCACGATTTCGCCCCCGACGCCATCCATCTGGCGACGGAAGGCCCGTTGGGCTGGGCGGCGCGGCGCTGGTGCCTGGACCGGCGCCTGCCCTTCACCACCGCCTATCACACCAAGTTTCCCCATTACGTCCGCGCCCGTACCGGCGTGCCGCTATCCTGGCCCTATGCCTTGATGCGGCGATTTCACGCCCCCTCGGCGGCGGTGATGTGCCCATCGCCGTCGGTACGGCGGGAATTGGCGGAATGGGGCTTCGTCAATGCGGTGGAATGGAGCCACGGCGTCGATGCCGTCACCTTCCACCCCCAGGCCAAGGATTTCGTCGATCTGCCGCGCCCCCTCTTCCTCTATGTGGGCCGGGTGGCGGTGGAAAAAAACCTGCCGGCGTTTCTGTCGCTGGACCTGCCGGGTTCGAAAATGGTGGTCGGCGATGGCCCCGCCCGCGCCGGCCTGATGAAGCGCTTTCCCCAGGTGCACTGGCGCATCGCCAATGGCGACGCCGAATTATCGCGCTATTTCGCCGCCGGCGATTGCTTCGTCTTCCCCTCCAAAACCGACACGTTCGGACTGGTCATGCTGGAAGCCCTGGCCTCGGGCGTGCCGGTGGCGGCCTTTCCGGTCCCCGGCCCGCTGGACGTGATCGGCGATTCCCCCGCCGGCGTGCTGAACCATGACCTGCGGGCCGCCGCCCTGGCCGCCCTGGACATTCCATCCGCGTCATGCCGTGACCATGCCTGTCGCTTTTCTTGGGAGCGTGTCAGCGCCGAATTCCTGGCCTTGCTGGCCCCCACCGGCCGGAATGCGGGAAATGCCGGGTAA